A stretch of DNA from Aspergillus flavus chromosome 3, complete sequence:
CTACTAGGTGATACTCAGTATTTCGTCGCTGGACCGGCTGTCTCTGCTTTCCTAGAAGTTTGTCCCGATAGGATTGACCTTATCCACAAGCACTACCGCGGCTTGGTTAAGAAGCTCGTCGATATGGACGAATGGGGCCAGATCGCCACATTACGTCTTTTGACTATCTATGCCCGAAAATGCTTCCCCCCCAGAACCGAGAAAGTTAAGCAAGCAGTGTCGAAGGGCTTctacgatgatgaagaaggagatgacGAGAGTGGCAGGGAATACGAAGTACCCATAGTGGATCCCGATCTTGAGATTTTCCTGCGCTCCTGCAGGCTACTTTTACAGAATCGCAATTCCGCAGTCATTGTGAATGTTGTTCGCTGTTTCCTGTATCTCGCTCCTCCAGAGTAccttgctgctgttgttggtCCTTTGGTCGCTCTACTCCGAAGCCCTCAGGATGTGCAGCATATTGTGCTCTACAACATTGTCGCTGTTTGCTTGCGTCATCCCGCGCCTTTCAGAAAATATGTCTCTCACTTCCTCGTCCGCGCCTCAGATCCACCTCATATCTGGCGTCTGAAACTCGAGATCCTCACGATTCTTTTCCCCCATTGTGGTCTACACTTAAAGGGTGTGATCATTAGCGAACTCGAACATTTCTCCCAAGGAACGGATCCCGAGCTGGTGCGCGAGAGCGTTCGCGCAATCGGACGCTGTGCACAAAGTGACCCTAGCACGGCTGGCCATTGTCTTCGCCTACTGCTCAACCAAATCATTAGCCTGGACGACAATCTAGTATCGGAATCCTTGACCGTGATCAGACATCTAATCCAGCAAGATCCAGCTTCGCATGAACAAACTGTCATTGAGTTGGTGAAGCACCTCGGATTAACGAATAACCCGGATGCTAGGGCGACTATTGTATGGTTAGTCGGAGAATATGCGGGTATAGAACCGGAGAGGAACTTTGCACCAGATGTTCTACGAATCCTAGTACAGGACTTCGCCAATGAGGCAGAAGCCGTGAAACAACAGATTGTTCTCTTAGGAGCTAAGGTATATCTACACCATCTTCTACGGAACCCTCCCAAGGAGGAACCTCCGGCAAGCCCCAAGGTCGAACAGCAGTATAAGAATGAGTGGACCGATGATCAGGACGAGGAGAAAAacgaagaaaacaaccaCGATGAACAGAAACCTGAACCGCAGGAAGATAGAATTGCTCTCCTTTGGAGAtaccttctcctccttgctAGATATGACACTTCATATGATCTGCGTGACCGTGCTCGGCTATACAAATCTCTTCTTGCATCGCCTTCTTCTACACAGCTTGCGAACTTGCTGCTTCTCGCACCGAAACCAGTACCGCATGCCCCTAGCCCATCAGAAACACGAAAGGATCTTTTGATTGGCTCTTCTACCTTGATTGTTGGTCCGGACGCGGGCCCTCATGGTCTCATGGGCTATCAAAACCTTCCTGACTGGGTTGAGTTAGGAAAGGAACCTGATCCCAGCCTCCGGGAACCAGATGTCAAATCTGAGCTTGTGGAGAAAGCACCTGCGACTGCAGGTGAACGACTTGATAGAGCCCTACGTGAGCACCAGAACACTGCCGCAGCTACAAGTAGACAGCCGAACGGGCGCATGCCAGCAGCAGCGTCGGCGATGAAGAATAAGACTCTCGATCAATGGTTAGAAGACGATGaatctgaagaagaaacagagtccgaggaagaggttaCAGACTCTGAGGAGGAGACTGACGAGGAGACTGAAGAGGAGActgacgaggaggatgaagatgaggaggaagaggaagagaccGAAGAAGAGACAGATTCGGATGACGGTGAAGAAGCAAGACAACTCCTAACCCAGAGTGGTACGCATGTCCAGGGATCCTCAAGGGATGTACTTTGATGATTTGGGGACTTTTGGAACTACATGAACCTTAACatagaagtatatatatagaacgTTGCTCATATACTCAATGACATAAACTTGTGTTAGTGATAGAACCATTCGAGGTTACTAAACATTTGAGAAATTCAACAATACTGTCAGAAGAGAATGAATGACTGAACGATGCAAGTGCTTGTGAATAGTACAAAGAATCTACGCACATTAGTGCCTgtttatatagtatactcATTAAGTTTGTACCTTGTAAAGATAATAGAAGATAAtgaatattttaaactaCGCTTCAAATTAAATAGAcaaatatttttatctatgCCGTGAGTCATTCCAATGTCAAAGTCTTTACTGGTTAttgaattattttaaatagacttaAGCACCTTATATAGGAGATTACTACATAGAGGGACATGGTCATTTGGCCGGGCTGGCCATTAAGCTTGCGGGGTCGCGCCCCCAGTCACGTACCAGTAGCCCGTATAGCactactataaataaatatattacaGGAGCCTCTCATAGACTCATGCACTGCAACCCCACCTTCCTTGCACGGCATATATCCCTCTACGTCTGCCACACACTGCCATTCCACAAGATGGCACGGTCAAGCTTGTCAGAAATTCTCACGGCAGCGTCATTGAGCCTGGCTCCCTACGAGGACCTTTACAAGTATTTCCATGCGCATCCCGAACTTTCCCGGCAAGAGAAATCTACATCGGAAAAGCTCGCGGCACACCTGGCCCAGCTGAAAGTCTATGAGCTCCATACCAACATCGGAGGCTACGGCCTAGCAGGCGTATTTAGAAATGGCGAGGGCAAGACTGTGCTCCTGCGAGCGGACATGGACGCACTTCCGGTCAAGGAGTTGACCGGGCTCCCCTATGCAAGCTCCCTCACTATGCGCGATACCGAAGGGAACGAGAAGCCAGTAATGCATGCTTGTGGTCATGACATGCATATTACATGTCTCCTAGCAGCGGCAGAGACGCTTGTAAAGATGCGGGACGAGTGGAGCGGGACCTTAATCGTGCTGTTCCAACCAGACGAAGAGCGAGGTGGAGGTGCGCAGGCGATGGTTGATGATGGACTCTACTCCAAGATTCCAGTGCCTGATTATGTCCTTGGTCAGCACGTCATGAGAATGCGGGCAGGAAGCGTTGGCTCGCGCCCCGGAGCCATCATGGCTGCTGCCGACAGCATGAAGATCACAGTCTTTGGGCGTGGTGGTCATGGATCTCAGCCTCATCAGACAGTGGATCCAGTGCTTCTTGCTGCACATATTGTCATTCGACTACAAGGTATCGTGAGCAGAGAGATCAACCCAAGCGACCTCGCTGTCTTGACCGTCGGAAGTCTCCAGGCCGGGCAGACAGAGAACATCATTACCGACAGGGCCGAGATCGGTGTTGACTTTCGGTCTGTTAAATTGGAGATTCGGGAACAAATTATCTCTGCGATTAAGCGTATCGTCGAGGCCGAGTGTGCGGCGAGTGGCTCGCCCAAGCCCCCTGTGTTCACCCCGACGAGACGCTTCCCACCTACCCTGAACGACAAAGATGCTGCATCTCAAGTTGCCGCGACATTTGCAACTCACTTTGACGACTTCGATGACGACGTACCGCGAACCAATGTTAGCGAGGATTTCTCTACGCTAGCAACCTGCCGAGGGATCCCTAGCTGTTTCTGGCTCCTAGGAGGCATTGATCCTGAACTTTGGGATAAGGCACAGGCAGATTCTCGCACAGAAGAGATCCCAGGAAATCACTCGGCGCTCTTCGCACCCGTTATTCAGCCAACAATGAGAGTTGGAGTGGATGCGTTGTGCCTTGCTGCCCTGACTTTCTTGAAAAATTGACTGCTTGTCTTATAGCCCTAGAGTTCTCAATACGCTGTAAACTAGATAGTATTACAAACACCGCGGTCGGTTCATCGACAAATCCCACCTGGCTTTATATCTCGATGTTGTAGGAATGCCTCGGGACGTATCCTTCGCCCGGGAGCAAAAAGCGGCGAGGGCCTAGGCCTATTTCAGAATGGGGAGAGCCCTGAAGCTTCCGCAGATCTGAGGTTATTCAATACTACGGAATGAGTACTTTGTATATTATGTTGAGGCGAGACCCCACGTGCTCACTTATCCATTTTAGGCTCCACTCCAAATAACAGGCGGTGTGGCACGGCACAATTCAAATTAAATGGGTCCGCCGCGTGCCAGTGGTACCGCTATTGATGACCGAGGGTTATCGATGTGTCCAGTTCCTTTCCCGACGATGAATTGATTTTTAAGAAAGCCCATTCGAGGTCCTTATGACAAGCTCCGAATCCTGTCTGGACATCATTTTTGCCATCATTTAGTCCTTGAGCTGCCCGGGCTCAGTTGGCACTGTTCACATACGTCCCGCTGCATCTCTCGGTCATGATGCGAACTACTGCAACAACTTCTCACACAGACATACCATCCTTCCTCGAGACGACCTGCGCACTGTCCATTTCCCGCTCCCTATCCCGACGCGTTCAGTGATATCTCGCGATCAAATTATCTCGAGGCTTGACCCGTTCGTCCCATCATCGCTATCTTGTACCAACATAGAAGTGTTCTCAATCAACCGTTAGATTAATTCGGATACAATGCCTGGCTTACCGGGTATGTTAAACCAACACAGTTCCCTTCGTTTGCGTGTCTTCTAGACTAACTTTTAATTCGTGTCGCAGCGAGTATCGACCTGGACGAGTGTATAGAGAGGCTCTATAGAAAGGAGTTGCTGGCAGACTCTGTGATTGAGGCAATATGCGCCAAAGCTAAAGAGCTGTTGATGAAAGAGAGCAATGTGGTTCATATTGCGGCACCGGTGACGGTAGTGGGAGATATCCACGGGCAGTTTTTTGATATGCTTGAAATCTTCAAGATCGGAGGCTTCTGCCCAAACAcaaattatctatttctagGTCAGTTGAGGGACTACATGAATCCCGAATCTGGTCGAATCATTTAGCTGACATGTCATGATTTGTACCGCAGGCGACTACGTGGATCGTGGTTTATTCAGTGTAGAAacaatttcccttcttgtctGTTTAAAGTTACGATACCCCCATCGCGTGCATCTTATTCGAGGAAACCACGAGTCTCGCGGTGTCACGCAATCCTATGGATTTTATACCGAGTGCGTGCGGAAATACGGCAACCCCAACGTATGGCACTACTTCACTGATATGTTCGACTTCCTCACCCTGAGCGTGGTTATTAACGATCAAATCTTCTGTGTCCACGGCGGACTATCCCCGTCCATCCACTCCATAGACCAAATTAAAATCATTGACCGTTTTCGTGAGATCCCTCATGAAGGCCCCATGGCCGATCTGGTCTGGTCCGACCCGGATACCGAACGAGATGAGTTCTCCCTTTCGCCAAGGGGAGCTGGATATACATTCGGTGCGCAGGTTGTCCGGAAATTCCTCGAAGTCAATAGCATGTCCCATATTCTGCGGGCGCACCAGCTGTGTCAGGAGGGGTATCAGGTTCTCTACGATGACCGGCTCAGTACCGTGTGGAGTGCACCGAACTACTGCTATCGATGCGGTAATCTTGCGAGCGTCCTCGAAGTTAGCGATACCGGCGAGAGGTTTTTCAACATCTTCGACGCAGCCCCGGAGAACGATGCCCATCGCAACGAACAGCAAGCGCAGCAGAATAAGGACGGACAGAACCCGGTGATTGACTACTTTTTGTGATACCCtcttataattattttctttcacgTTCTATCTATTCAATGcaatcttttctttgtttggaGTTTGTTAGATGATGGGCAAAGCATTTTATAGACAGCATTGCGATCAAATAGCGGTGAAGACTACCAACAAATGAATACACAAGACCATATGTATCTAGGCTGTATTTGTATGTCTGGAGCTCTTATAGAAAAGGGATCCAATTATTAGGACCTATATACGACAACCCAAGAGTGAGTCATGGGGGTGTAGCTCTCAAAGGTCAAAAATTCCAAGAATGCAGTTCCGTACAACGCTTGCAAATTTTCAAAGAATGCTGGTCATGACAGAGTCGTGGTTCATCCAGGAACCGTCAGATTTACCAATCCTTCGCGATATCAAACGACCATTCGAACTGCAGATGGGTGTggtcgtcgtcatccacgAATTTCGAGACCGCGTTGTAATGGCCACGAGCTATAAATCCCGAGggggcctcttcctcttggaCTGAAAAGTAAAAGGGTAATTAGCGCGCAGATTACGACCGCAGACTGCACCAGAGGTAGAGGAAACTTACACTTCTTCTCGTAAACGGGCTTGTCGGTGGTGTTGGGGGCATAGCTGCCcagcatctcctcgtccTTGCTAACTCTAACACCCTTCCTCTTAACGACCTGCAGGTATTTCAGACCGCTCAGGACTTCATGGTGCACCTGGAAGACGACCTTGATCCGGAAGTGGGCACCCTCTTTGATGGTGAATGGCTTGTCCTTGAGAGTATCAACTGCACCGGGTGCGGACACGTCGATGACCACATCGGGGCGTCCCTCAACCTCCAGGGCTAGAGACTTGATGATGCACTTCCTGGGATCGCTGGGGTCTCCAATTGTTGCACCGGTTGCAAGGCCTAGAGAGGCCTTCCAGCGGTTTAGGGATTCGTCATTTTTATCTGATGAGGTTCAAAGTTTAGCACCGGCGTACGGGATATATGCGTGCATGGTGGAAGAAAGCAAACCGTCACACTAGCTCGGGGGGCAGCTGGAATGGAGTTTTGGAGTTCCATAGCTCCCGTTCTTGCATAACGGTAAGGGGCGATGCCACGAGGCAGGTTGGCTGGTGCATAATGAAATCCGGGATTCAAGTATGGACGGAGAGATCCACATACCAAGCTCAGTGTACTCATTgattgtcttcttctccccgaCCTTGAAACCCTCGGTCTTGGAGGCAACGAGATCTTCTTCGTGCTCAGGCATTGTGTCGGCAGGTGCTTGGTGGGGTATTAGTATATATGGTAGTGTAACTTTAGGGAGTTGAATGATGAGAACAGATCACTTGTATACAATAAGTAGATccggggaggagagaagggaGATATACGCAGCGTCAACGGGAATCCACAAGCAAAATTAAGTCTAAATGGTCCTGCAAGGATTTAGGTGGGAGTAGCAAAAAGAACAGCAACAATGAAGACTAAGAGGGGCGGTTTTGTTTTGGTAGTCAAGCACCGGTGGGGGATTCGTTGGCTCTCAGCCCACACAGTGGGGTGGGAAGAAAGGCGGTGGACAATTTCAGGGGAGGCCCAGAACGAAGATGGGAAAAGTGAGCGGCCCATTGATTAATCCTTTCAAGACATTGATCCAGAAATATTCTCGCTTTTCCCTGTCCCAACTGGGATAgtcatgttttctttctctggttCAAGGTCAATGGCTTTGTTGGAGAACGATTATCTCAAAATGGATTCCATTTTGTGCTGTAAATACATCATTGGGTGCTGCAGTATCGGTAAAGTCCAGTGGTGGTGTCAAGATATACTCCATAAAATAACCCTGAATTCTCTCTGCTTGAGACTTTCTCAGTCTTTGTATGTAAACAAACACTGTATGGATATGTGGCTGAGCTTTgaatgagagaaaagtgaaagataacaagaaaaagcatcAACGGAACCGCCTTTGTAAGAGTTGCATCACATCCACCAAAAGAGCTTCCAAGAGATGAATCAACTGTGATGAACAATCCCTCAACGTATTTCCCGTCACGGGGCAACGGGCTCTCCCGCCAACTTGATCAGGCTCTAAGGCACTAATACGTGTGGCATACCCAATCCTGGTCTCATCAAATACCGGGGATCAGCCGGTAGCCACCGATCTTTACTGTAAACGGTATATCACATGACCTTTACGCATGACCATTGGTGGAGGGAGCTAGTGTCACCTTTTGTTTAATACTGAGTACGGAACTGATACAGTACGTCGGGCGTACAGAAGCAAGCGCCCGCCCGGTTTCACCTCcatttattattttcctcCCCTACTTATCGATTCTCGTATTGTTCTTGAGTCGGTTATCACCTGGCTTGTCGCGGGTCTACCGTCTGTGTCCCACAGGTTAAATCGTCCGCCAAGTTGATCGTGATTCTATCATCAGTGCATCTTACGTGGTGACGTATTATCGACTAACCCTCGACCAAAGCGGCGAGAGACGCGCCTGCAACGTGGCCGACGTTCTGGCGTCGCATCCTGCTTCAAATCACCTCGGAAACTGCACAACATTCTACTCTCAGCTCTAGTTTGATATTTGACGAACTTGACCGTTCATCATGGCGCGCTCACtgcccaagaagaacaatccCCACATCCTTCCGTCTGAGACTCCCTCCTGTAAGTTCCGACATCGTTTTGTCGCGCGACCCCAGGGCTCGCTCACCTCTCATCGTGCTTCGGCTTCAAAAGTTTGCGCCTGGCTGACATATGCATCTCATCGCGACGGTAGACGAGGAACTGTTGCGGTGCCGACGATTGGGAAAAACAAATCTCACGGTGAGACCTACAGTGATCGGCACGTCGAATGCGACAAAGCCGGAAAACCTTGGACCTTTTGAATATGCGCATTTGCGCGTGAAGCTGCCAAGGGACCTCAAAGGCTCTGAAATATTTCCTTCACATAACACCCAGCAACAACCAGAGACGTACTTTTTAATGGTGAGTGGCCTTCCTGTACCCATCTGTCGGAGCAGCGGCATCGCATAGAACCAAAAATTAACGCGACTCTTTTCAACCACAACAGCGAAGGAGCAAAGATGGATACGTCAGCGCTACCGGAATGTTTAAGATTGCCTTCCCCTGGGCAAAATTAGAAGAGGAACGGTCTGAGCGTGAATATGTGAAGGCTCGCAAGGAAACCAGCGAGGATGAAATCGCCGGAAATGTGTGGATCTCGCCAATCCTAGGTAGGTCCCTTCAATTGATGCTGCTCGCGAACATCTATTTAACTGTTCGTTAGCTCTTGAGTTAGCAAAGGAGTATCAGATGTATGATTGGGTACGAGCATTGCTTGATCCCACCGAGATTGTACAGACCCCATCCAGTACGAAGAAGCACATGCAGATCACCCCACCTCCTCGGTTTGACTTGCCTCCGATTGAAGCACCAGCCCAGCTCACTGCGGCGCCGCGCCTGCGCAGAGGCCGGTCTGCTTCCCCCAGCAAAAAGCTCGCTTCCCCACAAAAGCTCGCTTCCCCGCGGAAGCCCAGGAGCACGAGGGCCAGGGAATCCAAGGAAGCT
This window harbors:
- a CDS encoding vesicle coat complex AP-3, beta subunit (AP-3 adaptor complex subunit beta), with amino-acid sequence METISRISSMLETARELTLEAAQSAAMTRGSSTGLTSRNVTTAHIKKLLDSRHDREVLDGMRRVITLMYRSEPSLPFFSAVVKNVANANVEVKKLVYIYLVHHAEAEPDLALLSINTIQKSLTDQSPQVRAMALRTMSGIRVPVISQIVSLAIKRGCGDMSPHVRKAAALAIPKCYRLDPNTLPQLIGYLSTLLGDTQYFVAGPAVSAFLEVCPDRIDLIHKHYRGLVKKLVDMDEWGQIATLRLLTIYARKCFPPRTEKVKQAVSKGFYDDEEGDDESGREYEVPIVDPDLEIFLRSCRLLLQNRNSAVIVNVVRCFLYLAPPEYLAAVVGPLVALLRSPQDVQHIVLYNIVAVCLRHPAPFRKYVSHFLVRASDPPHIWRLKLEILTILFPHCGLHLKGVIISELEHFSQGTDPELVRESVRAIGRCAQSDPSTAGHCLRLLLNQIISLDDNLVSESLTVIRHLIQQDPASHEQTVIELVKHLGLTNNPDARATIVWLVGEYAGIEPERNFAPDVLRILVQDFANEAEAVKQQIVLLGAKVYLHHLLRNPPKEEPPASPKVEQQYKNEWTDDQDEEKNEENNHDEQKPEPQEDRIALLWRYLLLLARYDTSYDLRDRARLYKSLLASPSSTQLANLLLLAPKPVPHAPSPSETRKDLLIGSSTLIVGPDAGPHGLMGYQNLPDWVELGKEPDPSLREPDVKSELVEKAPATAGERLDRALREHQNTAAATSRQPNGRMPAAASAMKNKTLDQWLEDDESEEETESEEEVTDSEEETDEETEEETDEEDEDEEEEEETEEETDSDDGEEARQLLTQSGTHVQGSSRDVL
- a CDS encoding putative amidohydrolase (unnamed protein product), whose protein sequence is MHCNPTFLARHISLYVCHTLPFHKMARSSLSEILTAASLSLAPYEDLYKYFHAHPELSRQEKSTSEKLAAHLAQLKVYELHTNIGGYGLAGVFRNGEGKTVLLRADMDALPVKELTGLPYASSLTMRDTEGNEKPVMHACGHDMHITCLLAAAETLVKMRDEWSGTLIVLFQPDEERGGGAQAMVDDGLYSKIPVPDYVLGQHVMRMRAGSVGSRPGAIMAAADSMKITVFGRGGHGSQPHQTVDPVLLAAHIVIRLQGIVSREINPSDLAVLTVGSLQAGQTENIITDRAEIGVDFRSVKLEIREQIISAIKRIVEAECAASGSPKPPVFTPTRRFPPTLNDKDAASQVAATFATHFDDFDDDVPRTNVSEDFSTLATCRGIPSCFWLLGGIDPELWDKAQADSRTEEIPGNHSALFAPVIQPTMRVGVDALCLAALTFLKN
- a CDS encoding serine/threonine specific protein phosphatase (protein phosphatase type 2A protein) — its product is MPGLPASIDLDECIERLYRKELLADSVIEAICAKAKELLMKESNVVHIAAPVTVVGDIHGQFFDMLEIFKIGGFCPNTNYLFLGDYVDRGLFSVETISLLVCLKLRYPHRVHLIRGNHESRGVTQSYGFYTECVRKYGNPNVWHYFTDMFDFLTLSVVINDQIFCVHGGLSPSIHSIDQIKIIDRFREIPHEGPMADLVWSDPDTERDEFSLSPRGAGYTFGAQVVRKFLEVNSMSHILRAHQLCQEGYQVLYDDRLSTVWSAPNYCYRCGNLASVLEVSDTGERFFNIFDAAPENDAHRNEQQAQQNKDGQNPVIDYFL
- a CDS encoding immunoglobulin E-set, with translation MPEHEEDLVASKTEGFKVGEKKTINEYTELANLPRGIAPYRYARTGAMELQNSIPAAPRANKNDESLNRWKASLGLATGATIGDPSDPRKCIIKSLALEVEGRPDVVIDVSAPGAVDTLKDKPFTIKEGAHFRIKVVFQVHHEVLSGLKYLQVVKRKGVRVSKDEEMLGSYAPNTTDKPVYEKKFQEEEAPSGFIARGHYNAVSKFVDDDDHTHLQFEWSFDIAKDW
- a CDS encoding putative apses transcription factor (hypothetical protein Ao3042_00768), producing MARSLPKKNNPHILPSETPSYEELLRCRRLGKTNLTVRPTVIGTSNATKPENLGPFEYAHLRVKLPRDLKGSEIFPSHNTQQQPETYFLMRRSKDGYVSATGMFKIAFPWAKLEEERSEREYVKARKETSEDEIAGNVWISPILALELAKEYQMYDWVRALLDPTEIVQTPSSTKKHMQITPPPRFDLPPIEAPAQLTAAPRLRRGRSASPSKKLASPQKLASPRKPRSTRARESKEAQEVKEVKEASIVATSEANANLQSALDATAEAGSVNGTIQPSVEHDEERVAPTPKKSASTPKSTKTPRAARAKELKELKELKEIEEVEETKETKEENVKVDVETNADEAKDVQTTKTTVSVELPVSLLPDAPSAEDTEKMIAKAKEMVEEAAKLQSTEEEPVPSSTKAAKKRNIEEALSDDEEDEEAKTLRTKRAKVLEEKLKRERVRNRALVGVTAAFALAASIPYFF